One Peribacillus simplex NBRC 15720 = DSM 1321 genomic region harbors:
- a CDS encoding cache domain-containing sensor histidine kinase — translation MIFKGKKRIQIKNLRLTTKLVTTYTLLTVLPMAFLGFIAYWQYTKSIEEEVGEYIPRLVKQVNGNIEIEIQKLETLPDLIYNSGDVMTILRDSQSKKKSVLLHEEYIMKSYLTRTYLNNNSSHILGAFLVSKNRIFASTSLHYDSFGFEDGSLPYADDLGLLGGMQLLLPNQTNLTFEGNPSYFMLVKPITDFDNRKNLGTLYIAIDVAFFEQSLQDLQKEKNVTMWIMNKQGKIIYHKDHSKIGTVEKGIHDYPLLNGSFRTEIDGKRNLISISESNELPWVLVHSMPIKNMTEKTDVIRSVTIFFFILFTLITTLISIFFAWTVTRPLNELGDIMKRVEKGDLLVDIPIHSKDEVGMLANSFRSMLAEIRELIQKNYHIELRKKTAELYALQSQINPHFMYNTLETIGMAVEEGESEEVVKMVTLLGRMMRFSISNKESLVPINSEVQHIEDYLNIQQFRFEDRLLFMIEKGTDTVNYYIPKFVLQPIVENSIKYGLEKRKEIDIQIHISEEETQTGEEDLLLIVSDNGPGITENKLIELNEKLRLDPMMKRDSGFGIINVNARIGMMFGEQYNLQINSEYGKGTTVVIRLPKINAQQVSMYVQGEEKNRDDTKGQDGHCR, via the coding sequence ATGATTTTTAAAGGGAAAAAGCGGATCCAGATTAAAAACTTGCGTTTAACGACAAAATTAGTTACAACCTATACATTATTAACGGTTCTACCTATGGCCTTCCTTGGGTTCATTGCATACTGGCAATACACAAAATCGATAGAAGAAGAAGTAGGTGAATATATTCCCCGTCTTGTCAAACAAGTAAATGGCAATATTGAAATTGAAATTCAAAAACTAGAGACCTTACCAGATTTAATTTATAATTCCGGTGATGTTATGACTATTTTAAGAGACAGCCAATCAAAAAAAAAATCGGTTTTGCTACACGAGGAATATATCATGAAGAGTTATTTGACAAGGACCTATTTAAATAACAATTCATCTCATATTTTGGGGGCGTTTCTTGTTTCCAAGAATCGTATATTTGCAAGTACAAGTCTGCATTATGACAGCTTTGGGTTTGAAGATGGTTCCTTGCCATATGCAGATGACCTTGGATTGTTAGGCGGGATGCAGTTGCTCCTTCCTAATCAGACAAATTTAACGTTTGAAGGGAATCCATCCTATTTTATGCTGGTCAAACCAATTACTGATTTCGATAATAGAAAAAATCTAGGAACGCTCTATATAGCCATCGATGTAGCCTTTTTTGAGCAATCACTTCAGGATTTGCAGAAGGAAAAGAATGTTACGATGTGGATCATGAATAAGCAGGGGAAGATAATTTATCATAAGGATCATTCAAAAATTGGTACAGTGGAAAAAGGGATACATGATTACCCATTACTGAATGGTAGTTTTCGTACAGAAATCGATGGAAAACGGAATTTAATCAGTATAAGTGAATCAAATGAGCTGCCATGGGTACTCGTTCATAGCATGCCAATCAAAAACATGACGGAAAAAACGGATGTTATCAGAAGTGTGACAATTTTCTTTTTTATCCTTTTCACACTCATTACTACATTGATCTCTATCTTTTTTGCCTGGACTGTTACACGTCCACTAAACGAATTAGGAGATATCATGAAGCGGGTGGAAAAAGGTGATTTATTAGTAGATATACCCATACATTCCAAGGATGAAGTCGGGATGCTCGCGAACAGTTTTCGATCAATGCTTGCAGAGATAAGAGAGCTGATTCAAAAAAACTACCACATTGAACTGCGCAAAAAAACAGCTGAATTATACGCCCTTCAATCTCAAATAAATCCTCACTTTATGTATAATACGCTGGAAACCATAGGCATGGCTGTGGAAGAAGGAGAGAGCGAGGAAGTCGTGAAGATGGTGACTCTGCTTGGCAGAATGATGCGCTTTTCAATCAGTAATAAAGAAAGCTTGGTTCCTATAAACAGTGAAGTTCAGCACATAGAAGATTATTTAAACATCCAACAATTCCGTTTTGAAGATCGTTTGCTTTTTATGATAGAAAAAGGGACAGATACGGTTAATTATTATATACCCAAGTTTGTTTTACAGCCAATCGTTGAAAATTCCATTAAATATGGACTGGAAAAAAGAAAGGAAATAGACATTCAAATACATATTTCTGAAGAGGAAACTCAGACAGGTGAGGAAGATCTTTTGCTGATAGTCAGCGATAACGGACCAGGGATAACAGAAAATAAATTAATTGAATTAAATGAAAAGTTACGTTTGGATCCAATGATGAAACGAGACTCTGGCTTTGGGATTATCAATGTAAATGCAAGAATTGGCATGATGTTCGGAGAACAATATAACCTTCAAATTAATAGCGAATACGGAAAGGGAACGACTGTGGTTATACGACTTCCCAAAATAAATGCCCAACAAGTAAGCATGTACGTTCAAGGAGAGGAGAAGAACAGAGATGATACAAAGGGTCAAGACGGTCATTGTAGATGA
- a CDS encoding autoinducer 2 ABC transporter substrate-binding protein, which yields MLWKPIFFILFLFILSGCNHSSEYEVIYNDEESIDVTTKPVENKKDPYTIAVIPKIDGIPYFNAVEEGALEAGKDLGVKVLYTGPPTPSSEKQEEIITKLIEKKVDVIAVSANDPYKLGRVLQKAKSKGIKVITWDSDTNASYRSFFVNMIDPEIIGRHVMDTLALEMEEKGEFAIMTGSPTAANLNTWIDWIQIQQKEYYPNMKLVEVEYTNEDIHKAYKVTQNLFKKYPGLKGIIGISTVNPPAAAQAVKDAGKIGQVAVVGTSTPNLMNEYLQEGAAQTITLWSPQKLGYLTVSLAKNLLNDEFPYEGQNIKNIGTIKFNGEMVIMGEPIDFTKGNVNQYDF from the coding sequence ATGTTATGGAAGCCCATCTTTTTTATTTTGTTTTTATTTATACTAAGCGGCTGTAATCATTCTTCAGAATACGAGGTTATTTACAATGATGAAGAAAGTATCGACGTCACTACAAAACCTGTAGAGAATAAAAAAGATCCGTATACGATAGCTGTTATACCTAAAATTGACGGAATTCCTTATTTTAACGCGGTAGAAGAGGGGGCGTTGGAGGCGGGAAAAGACTTAGGTGTTAAGGTCTTATATACAGGCCCACCTACCCCCAGCTCTGAAAAGCAGGAAGAGATTATAACAAAATTAATTGAAAAAAAAGTGGACGTAATTGCGGTATCTGCAAATGATCCATATAAATTAGGTAGGGTGCTGCAAAAAGCAAAGAGTAAAGGAATCAAGGTGATCACCTGGGATTCTGATACTAATGCATCATACAGAAGCTTTTTTGTGAACATGATAGATCCTGAGATAATCGGCAGGCATGTAATGGATACTCTCGCATTGGAAATGGAAGAAAAAGGGGAGTTTGCGATTATGACGGGATCCCCTACCGCTGCCAATCTTAATACATGGATTGATTGGATTCAAATACAACAAAAAGAATATTATCCAAATATGAAACTAGTTGAAGTGGAATATACAAACGAAGATATTCATAAAGCGTATAAGGTAACACAAAATTTATTTAAAAAATACCCGGGCCTAAAAGGAATAATTGGTATTTCAACTGTTAACCCTCCTGCTGCGGCTCAAGCTGTGAAAGATGCAGGGAAAATCGGGCAGGTTGCCGTAGTAGGTACATCAACTCCTAATTTAATGAATGAGTATTTACAGGAAGGGGCTGCCCAGACCATTACGTTATGGAGTCCACAAAAATTGGGTTACTTGACTGTTAGTCTAGCAAAAAACTTATTGAATGATGAATTTCCTTATGAGGGACAGAACATTAAGAACATAGGTACGATTAAATTCAACGGTGAAATGGTCATTATGGGAGAGCCCATCGATTTTACAAAGGGAAATGTGAACCAGTATGATTTTTAA
- the rhaA gene encoding L-rhamnose isomerase → MTIKEQYEAAKQAYANWGIDVDEALETLKKVPISIHCWQGDDIGGFEVNKSELSGGIDVTGNYPGKATTPEELRMDLEKALSLIPGKHRVNLHAIYAETNGEAVERDQLEPKHFENWLNWAKENGLGLDFNPTLFSHEKAADGLTLSHPDEEIREFWIDHCIASRKIGEYFGRELGRPCLTNIWIPDGYKDIPSDRLTPRKRLKESLDRIFTAEVDETCNWDAVESKVFGIGSESYVVGSHEFYLGYALKNNKICLVDTGHYHPTETVSNKISSMLLYSDKLALHVSRPVRWDSDHVVILDDELREVALEIVRNDALNQVIIGLDFFDASINRVAAWTIGTRNMIKALLYALLVPNDHLKELQEKGDFTERLALMEEFKTYPFGAIWDYYCEQMNVPVKERWLMQVKDYERDVLAKR, encoded by the coding sequence ATGACAATTAAAGAACAGTACGAAGCAGCGAAACAAGCGTATGCGAATTGGGGAATTGATGTTGATGAGGCACTCGAAACACTGAAAAAAGTGCCCATTTCGATTCATTGCTGGCAGGGTGATGATATTGGTGGATTTGAAGTGAACAAAAGTGAATTATCGGGCGGTATTGATGTAACGGGAAATTATCCAGGAAAAGCCACTACGCCGGAAGAGCTACGTATGGATCTTGAAAAAGCACTATCTCTTATTCCGGGGAAACATCGGGTCAATTTGCATGCCATTTATGCGGAAACAAATGGAGAAGCAGTCGAACGCGATCAGCTTGAGCCCAAGCACTTCGAAAACTGGTTGAATTGGGCTAAAGAAAACGGTCTTGGTTTGGATTTTAACCCGACACTATTTTCCCATGAAAAAGCAGCAGACGGCTTGACACTTTCTCATCCAGATGAAGAAATACGTGAATTCTGGATTGATCATTGCATTGCCAGCCGAAAAATCGGAGAGTACTTTGGCCGTGAACTAGGCAGGCCCTGCTTAACAAATATATGGATTCCAGACGGCTACAAAGATATTCCAAGCGACCGTTTGACACCGAGAAAGAGATTAAAAGAATCCCTTGATCGAATTTTTACAGCAGAAGTGGATGAAACATGTAATTGGGATGCAGTGGAAAGTAAAGTATTCGGTATCGGCTCCGAGTCATATGTCGTAGGATCGCATGAATTCTACCTTGGCTACGCACTGAAAAATAACAAGATTTGCTTAGTTGATACAGGTCATTATCATCCGACTGAAACTGTATCGAACAAGATTTCTTCGATGCTATTATACAGTGATAAACTAGCACTTCATGTTTCGCGCCCGGTTCGATGGGACAGTGACCACGTCGTAATTTTAGACGATGAGCTTCGTGAAGTTGCACTTGAAATTGTTCGCAATGATGCATTAAACCAGGTGATCATTGGTCTTGATTTCTTTGATGCCAGCATTAACCGTGTTGCTGCCTGGACGATCGGTACGCGTAATATGATTAAAGCCCTCTTATATGCCTTACTTGTACCGAACGATCATTTGAAAGAGCTGCAAGAAAAAGGGGATTTTACAGAGCGCCTGGCATTAATGGAGGAATTTAAAACCTATCCATTTGGTGCAATTTGGGATTATTACTGTGAGCAAATGAATGTGCCGGTGAAGGAAAGATGGCTGATGCAAGTAAAAGATTATGAACGTGATGTGTTAGCAAAACGTTAA
- a CDS encoding bifunctional aldolase/short-chain dehydrogenase produces MVKNLWNDKEASIVTSGVEELVYRSNLIGTDRAVCNWGGGNTSMKTMEKDFRGREIEVMWVKGSGSDLATMKAGNFTGLNLADIYPLIERDEMADADMVEYLSHCMIDSKHPRMSIETLLHAFLPFKHVDHTHPDAIISLCCADNGKEVANEIFGDRFVWVPYERPGFTLSKMISEGVKNNPQVELVLMEKHGLVTWGETSKEAYEKTISIITEAEEFINSRQLEEDAFGGQAYDSLSEEERKKVLASVMPVIRGAVGEEKKMLLTFDDADDVLQFLNSKNAATLSQVGAACPDHLVHTKMKPLYINWNPQNERTESLVEKVKTGIQQYKEEYEQYFERNKNEGDVMFEAAPRVILIPGVGMVNTGRNVTMANVSGALYHRAIAVMKGATALGEFVSLSENESYNVEYWPLELYKLSLSPAEAEFSRKVAFITGGAGGIGSATARRLVSEGAHVVLADLNIEGAEKVADEINKEYGERRAAAYKMDVTNEEQVQTAFEKSALTFGGIDIIVNNAGLATSSPFDETTLKEWNLNMNVLGTGYFLVAREAFKQMKRQGTGGNMVFVGSKNSVYAGKNASAYSSVKALETHLARCIAVEGGDFGIRVNSVLPDAVLQGSSIWGSGWRQERAAAYGIEPEQLEDHYKKRTTLLVNIFPEDIADSIAFFASSKAEKTTGCMVTVDGGVPGAFNR; encoded by the coding sequence GTGGTTAAAAATTTATGGAATGATAAAGAAGCGTCAATAGTAACATCTGGAGTAGAAGAACTGGTATATCGGTCTAATTTAATCGGTACAGATCGAGCTGTCTGCAACTGGGGCGGTGGCAATACATCCATGAAAACAATGGAAAAGGATTTTCGTGGCCGGGAAATTGAAGTCATGTGGGTAAAAGGAAGCGGTTCCGACCTTGCGACAATGAAAGCGGGCAATTTCACAGGTTTGAATCTAGCCGATATTTACCCTTTAATCGAGCGTGATGAAATGGCTGATGCAGATATGGTTGAATATTTGTCACACTGCATGATCGACAGTAAGCATCCACGTATGTCGATTGAAACTTTACTTCATGCCTTCCTCCCCTTTAAACATGTTGACCATACACATCCTGATGCAATTATTAGTCTTTGCTGTGCAGACAATGGAAAAGAAGTCGCCAATGAAATTTTCGGTGATCGTTTTGTCTGGGTACCATATGAGCGCCCTGGTTTCACATTGTCTAAAATGATCTCAGAAGGTGTTAAAAATAACCCGCAAGTCGAGCTTGTTTTAATGGAAAAACACGGGTTGGTTACTTGGGGTGAAACATCGAAAGAAGCCTATGAAAAAACAATTTCGATCATTACGGAAGCAGAAGAGTTTATTAACAGCCGCCAGCTTGAAGAAGATGCATTTGGTGGACAGGCATATGACTCTTTATCTGAAGAAGAGCGCAAAAAGGTACTTGCTTCGGTTATGCCGGTTATCCGCGGTGCTGTTGGCGAGGAGAAAAAAATGCTTTTAACTTTTGACGATGCTGATGATGTATTGCAATTTTTGAACAGCAAAAATGCGGCAACCTTATCACAAGTAGGTGCCGCTTGCCCGGATCACCTAGTACATACAAAAATGAAGCCGCTTTACATTAACTGGAATCCTCAAAATGAACGGACAGAATCCTTGGTGGAAAAAGTTAAAACGGGTATTCAACAATATAAGGAAGAATATGAGCAATATTTCGAGCGCAATAAAAACGAAGGCGATGTGATGTTTGAGGCGGCACCCCGAGTTATTTTGATTCCAGGTGTCGGAATGGTCAACACAGGCAGAAACGTAACCATGGCAAACGTGAGCGGAGCACTTTATCATCGTGCAATTGCGGTTATGAAAGGGGCAACAGCACTTGGCGAGTTCGTATCTCTCAGTGAAAATGAGTCATATAACGTTGAATACTGGCCACTCGAACTTTATAAATTGTCTCTATCCCCGGCGGAAGCGGAGTTCTCACGCAAAGTAGCCTTCATTACCGGCGGTGCGGGGGGGATTGGAAGCGCAACAGCACGGCGTTTAGTTTCTGAAGGTGCCCATGTAGTTCTAGCTGATTTAAATATTGAAGGTGCAGAAAAAGTTGCGGATGAAATCAATAAAGAATACGGGGAAAGACGCGCGGCAGCTTATAAAATGGATGTCACCAATGAAGAACAGGTACAGACTGCCTTTGAGAAATCAGCTCTTACATTTGGCGGAATTGATATTATCGTCAACAATGCTGGTCTTGCCACATCCAGCCCGTTTGATGAAACGACCTTAAAAGAATGGAACCTAAACATGAATGTACTGGGGACAGGCTATTTCCTTGTAGCGCGTGAAGCTTTTAAGCAAATGAAACGACAGGGTACAGGAGGAAATATGGTATTTGTCGGATCGAAAAACTCTGTTTACGCTGGCAAAAATGCTTCTGCTTACAGTTCAGTCAAAGCACTTGAAACACATCTAGCACGTTGTATTGCAGTGGAGGGCGGGGATTTCGGGATTCGTGTTAACTCTGTTTTGCCAGACGCCGTATTACAGGGATCTTCCATTTGGGGATCGGGTTGGCGTCAAGAGCGTGCCGCTGCATACGGAATAGAGCCAGAACAGCTTGAAGATCACTACAAAAAACGCACGACATTGCTGGTGAATATATTCCCGGAGGACATTGCTGATTCCATAGCGTTTTTCGCTTCATCAAAAGCAGAAAAAACAACGGGTTGCATGGTCACTGTAGACGGCGGTGTACCTGGAGCTTTTAATCGCTGA
- a CDS encoding GTP cyclohydrolase II yields MINEKVALILEDKINVIKSDETSIYLVGPIKLPVNLEGETIIFQWYCWLRCENMAGHFCGDGTYNIGKIIETLASSNLAEMQQSSVLLYGDFQSSSDALIRMHSICHTGDIFGSKRCDCGFQLKQAMKMIATQGTGALFYLANHEGRGIGLFSKAMAYVLQEKGLDTVEANLELGFVDDARNYDDAIRVLKNLRSNPVTLITNNPRKLEALQNSGANVAGRVPLWGDISEFNEKYLKTKVIRSGHLKDNKNE; encoded by the coding sequence ATGATTAATGAAAAAGTGGCTTTAATATTAGAAGATAAAATTAACGTTATTAAAAGTGATGAAACATCCATTTATTTAGTCGGCCCCATCAAATTACCCGTTAACTTAGAGGGCGAAACAATTATATTCCAATGGTATTGCTGGTTACGATGTGAGAATATGGCAGGTCATTTTTGTGGTGACGGCACTTATAATATAGGAAAGATCATTGAAACTTTAGCCTCTTCCAACTTAGCGGAAATGCAGCAATCGAGTGTGTTACTGTATGGAGATTTTCAAAGCTCCTCTGATGCCCTTATCCGGATGCATAGTATTTGTCATACGGGCGATATATTTGGCAGCAAACGCTGTGATTGTGGCTTTCAATTAAAGCAGGCTATGAAAATGATTGCCACTCAAGGAACCGGTGCTTTATTTTATTTAGCGAATCACGAAGGAAGAGGCATCGGATTATTTAGTAAAGCCATGGCTTATGTACTGCAAGAAAAAGGGTTAGATACAGTGGAAGCGAATTTGGAGCTTGGATTTGTGGATGATGCACGCAACTATGATGACGCCATTCGAGTGTTAAAAAACCTGCGCTCTAATCCAGTGACTCTTATCACCAACAATCCGAGAAAATTAGAAGCCCTTCAAAACTCAGGTGCCAATGTTGCAGGCAGAGTTCCGTTATGGGGAGATATTTCCGAGTTCAATGAAAAATATTTAAAAACTAAAGTGATACGTTCCGGTCATTTAAAAGATAATAAAAATGAATGA
- a CDS encoding metallophosphoesterase, producing MKKMGKIFLTGCFSLAMAAAFVEMPVTADAEEKLKEGEKFELTILQTNDFHGHLDDIITLDDGTVHHNSIAKYATIIKNVRNEEENVLLVDGGDVFLRGEFQAGQGELETSLLKALDYDAMALGTTTSAFTLPGRAHRTAVMNS from the coding sequence ATGAAAAAAATGGGGAAGATTTTTTTGACGGGCTGCTTTTCGTTGGCGATGGCTGCTGCTTTTGTCGAAATGCCCGTTACGGCAGATGCGGAGGAAAAGCTCAAGGAGGGAGAGAAGTTTGAACTCACCATTCTCCAGACGAATGACTTTCATGGTCATTTGGATGATATCATCACGCTGGATGATGGAACCGTTCATCACAATTCTATTGCGAAGTATGCAACCATCATTAAAAATGTGCGTAATGAAGAGGAGAATGTGCTTCTCGTCGATGGCGGGGATGTCTTCCTGCGCGGGGAGTTTCAGGCGGGTCAAGGAGAGTTGGAGACGTCTCTTTTGAAAGCTTTGGACTATGATGCGATGGCTCTAGGAACAACGACTTCCGCGTTTACCCTGCCGGGGAGGGCACACCGGACAGCCGTTATGAACAGTTAA
- the tatA gene encoding twin-arginine translocase TatA/TatE family subunit, whose translation MLSSIGIPGLILILVIALIIFGPSKLPEIGSAFGNTLKEFKKATNDLISNDKEEKLTLKKKIN comes from the coding sequence TTGTTATCTAGTATCGGCATCCCTGGCCTAATTCTTATTCTAGTCATTGCGTTAATCATTTTTGGTCCTTCTAAATTACCAGAAATCGGAAGCGCTTTTGGAAACACTTTAAAAGAATTTAAAAAAGCAACAAATGATTTGATCAGCAATGACAAAGAAGAAAAATTAACTCTGAAGAAAAAAATAAACTAG
- a CDS encoding alkaline phosphatase PhoX, producing the protein MKSSNSGLNRRNFLKVGGMSTLALTLGSTGVFSLAGATKGFAAESSNPTRGFGGYGPLVKDPNGVLDLPRGFHYKMLSRTGDIMPNGDLVPSAHDGMAAYKGEKGTTILVRNHENGTNSDYPVNGKKPWSAGAAGGTTTIIVGQNNKVIDQYVSSSGTIRNCAGGATTWDTWLTMEETRDMGHGFVFEVNPLDPENEMSRTPIRDMGYFSHEAGHVDPSTGIWYLTEDASPSFLYRFTPHDRSQKLGSLQKGGILEAAAIDELPAAAASQFSTRQKFGIVWKKLNPEIAQQDAKDKGCIQFSRLEGAYFSEGTLWFDDTSAGSARLGRVYRYTPATNTLELFYESTDKNDLEAPDNITITPWGDLWIAEDGGGNDRIVGLTPEGNIYTFAENMMNGSEFAGPTFSPDGNTFFVNMQTPGITFAIWGPFARRSSTRRRAMNQALPPASLAPVVSDKLTSFAEEQGMSILEAAALERHGMPIL; encoded by the coding sequence ATGAAATCCAGCAATAGCGGTTTAAACAGACGTAATTTCTTAAAAGTTGGCGGAATGAGTACTTTAGCATTAACACTTGGTTCAACTGGGGTATTTTCTCTTGCGGGAGCTACAAAAGGATTTGCAGCGGAATCCAGCAATCCAACAAGAGGATTTGGTGGATATGGCCCACTAGTAAAGGATCCAAATGGAGTACTTGATCTGCCAAGGGGATTTCATTACAAAATGCTTTCACGAACTGGTGATATCATGCCTAATGGTGACCTTGTCCCTTCTGCTCACGATGGAATGGCTGCTTATAAAGGGGAGAAGGGTACAACCATTCTAGTTAGAAACCATGAAAATGGGACAAATTCAGATTATCCTGTAAACGGAAAAAAACCTTGGAGCGCTGGTGCTGCCGGCGGCACAACCACAATAATCGTTGGACAAAATAACAAAGTCATTGATCAGTATGTATCAAGTTCAGGTACAATCCGTAACTGTGCGGGTGGAGCTACGACTTGGGACACTTGGTTAACAATGGAAGAAACTCGTGATATGGGACATGGCTTTGTATTTGAAGTAAATCCGCTTGATCCTGAAAACGAAATGTCAAGAACACCGATCCGTGATATGGGTTATTTCTCCCATGAAGCTGGGCATGTTGACCCTTCAACAGGAATTTGGTATTTAACCGAAGACGCAAGTCCAAGCTTCTTGTACCGTTTTACACCACATGACCGAAGTCAAAAGCTAGGTTCTCTGCAAAAGGGCGGTATCCTTGAAGCAGCAGCGATTGATGAATTGCCAGCTGCAGCTGCAAGTCAATTTAGTACTAGACAAAAATTCGGGATTGTTTGGAAAAAATTAAATCCTGAAATCGCACAGCAAGATGCTAAGGATAAAGGCTGTATTCAGTTTAGCCGTCTAGAAGGGGCTTATTTTTCTGAAGGTACTTTATGGTTTGATGATACAAGTGCAGGTTCAGCACGCCTTGGCCGTGTTTATCGCTACACGCCAGCGACAAACACCTTAGAACTATTCTATGAGTCTACTGATAAAAATGATTTAGAAGCACCGGATAACATTACAATCACTCCTTGGGGAGATCTTTGGATCGCCGAAGATGGTGGCGGTAATGATCGTATTGTCGGATTAACTCCTGAAGGAAATATTTATACTTTCGCTGAAAATATGATGAACGGTTCTGAATTTGCTGGCCCTACGTTTTCTCCAGATGGAAATACTTTCTTTGTAAATATGCAAACACCAGGTATCACCTTTGCGATTTGGGGACCATTTGCACGCAGAAGTTCTACCCGTAGACGAGCTATGAACCAGGCACTACCGCCAGCAAGTCTTGCTCCTGTTGTTTCGGATAAACTTACTTCATTCGCAGAAGAACAAGGCATGTCTATATTAGAAGCAGCAGCATTAGAGCGTCATGGTATGCCAATTTTATAA
- the yyaC gene encoding spore protease YyaC, giving the protein MEPKGEEIKSLALKVKDIIHSSGCQNEDVIFLCIGSDRSVGDSLGPLVGTMLKEHTVPYRVYGTLENPVHAFNLKETLKEIKKQFKKPLIFSVDACLGDQNQVGYVFLKNGPLVPGKALKKVLPEVGDYHIIGMVNYIDPLPTMQFLNDTRLYTVMNLANKIVKIITQATGETSRPY; this is encoded by the coding sequence GTGGAACCAAAAGGCGAAGAAATAAAGAGTTTAGCATTAAAAGTCAAAGATATTATTCATTCTTCAGGATGTCAAAATGAAGATGTAATCTTTCTGTGCATTGGTTCAGACCGATCGGTTGGGGATTCATTGGGCCCTTTAGTCGGGACGATGCTTAAAGAACATACGGTGCCTTATCGTGTTTACGGTACTTTGGAAAATCCCGTTCATGCATTTAATTTAAAAGAGACGTTGAAAGAAATTAAAAAACAATTCAAAAAGCCTCTTATTTTTAGTGTGGATGCTTGTTTAGGGGATCAAAACCAGGTCGGTTATGTTTTCTTGAAGAATGGACCTCTTGTCCCAGGGAAAGCTTTAAAAAAAGTATTACCTGAAGTGGGAGACTATCATATTATAGGAATGGTAAATTATATAGATCCGCTGCCAACCATGCAATTTTTAAATGATACTCGTCTATACACGGTTATGAACCTTGCGAATAAAATCGTAAAAATCATTACTCAAGCGACCGGGGAGACTTCTAGACCTTATTAA